A window of Macaca thibetana thibetana isolate TM-01 chromosome 7, ASM2454274v1, whole genome shotgun sequence genomic DNA:
TGTACAGACTCAGTGAGTGCTGAGGAGAAGGAGAGATCAAGGAAACTTTATGGGCAAAGTGGGGCTTGTCCTGGAttggaaatgtaaagaaaaaagcattccaGAAGCAACCAGATCCAAGGGTGTAGTGATACTGGGGATGGTACATAACTCTCCTGTAGCAAAATGTTGTTACTTGCCCATCATATTGTAAGCGTCCCCAGGAAATGTTTTTGGGAGTTTGAGCCCCTCAGCATTCATTACTCTACAATGAATGTAGAGTGGAAGCTGATGCAACTTGATCATAATGTGGCAGTTTGAATTAAGTACAAACAATCTGAAATGTAAGCAGACAACCGGCTTGTagcaatatgattttttttagaacatcttaaatttttaatcctTTCTTTATAGGTTTCCTGACTACTTTGGATTAAGAAAACTATGGAAAATTAGTAAGTGCCACAAGTGAATGCCAGGCGGTAGCATGTGTCAATTTTCCACAGAGTCCTGAATGCACTGCTTGGGGTCTCTGCTCATACTTGCTGGAATCAACTGCAGCAGATTTTAGTCCATGGGTCGCTTTTCCTCATATTTCTTTGTAAACtcttcagcattcttaaagaattttttacAGTCCTTAGAGTACTCTTCAGCTAGGTCAGCCTGAAATGGGTGCTCGGGCTGGGGGTTGTTCACGAGTGCTATGACAGCCTGGATTACTTGGTCAGTTTTGGTTGCTGGCTTCCAGTTGCCAGCACTAATTACTGGCAAACAGACTTGCTCCTTTTTGTCATTGTTTAGGTGATAGATCTTTGTTTTAACTGTGGTCTTCAGTGGTTTAAATAGGTACTCTGCTGGAAATCTGATTTCCATTCTGAAGGCCACTTTATCATATGGAGGGTTGTCAGGAAAAATTAGCCCTTGCCAAGTCAAGAAATTAGCTTCCTCAAACCTGGATGTTACGAAGTTTCTCATTCCACATTTGTGGATTTCTTCAAGCTCCTTCATCAGCCTTCTGCTGGTCGCAATCTTGGATTTGGTGCTGCTCCTTTCCCCAGCAATGTGATTTTAAAGGTCTAGTCGGTTTCTTTTGCGTATACAGTCCAGTCCCTGAATACTTGGCTGCTCTCCCTAAGAGGTATCATGACACATAGACACCTAGACACCTAGTTATCCTCATTTCAAAAAAAGCCCACGGCTGTCTCCCCAGGGCAATCTGAAACACTGGACACACATCTAGGCCAGCCACTGCTGTTGCTCCTTTTATGACCAGCTGCCAGGACTGCTGGCCTTCCCTTCCCGGAGGTGACAGATCAGATGCTGGGGAACCTACGGGGGTGTGAATGTCCTCGCCAGCTCAACTGTCAGAGCTCCAGTGCCTGCCTGGACTGATGAGAAGTTAAAGCCCTTTATTCACAGATCTTTCCATTTGGACCATGGGTCCTTCCTACAGAGCAGAGGAAGACACAAACGCAcgatttattttgttcttcaaatGTTGTGAGTCTGAGTTCTCTACCTAATGGCCTACTCATTTACAGGAAAAAGAATTTACTCCTGCTCCATCATTGAAGCTAAAAACTTAACCTTCAGGCAGGCTAAGACGGTCGTGGCATTTTTTTCCTAGAGTCCATCAACTCAAGAGTCCT
This region includes:
- the LOC126959585 gene encoding ubiquitin-conjugating enzyme E2 L3-like, with the translated sequence NHIAGERSSTKSKIATSRRLMKELEEIHKCGMRNFVTSRFEEANFLTWQGLIFPDNPPYDKVAFRMEIRFPAEYLFKPLKTTVKTKIYHLNNDKKEQVCLPVISAGNWKPATKTDQVIQAVIALVNNPQPEHPFQADLAEEYSKDCKKFFKNAEEFTKKYEEKRPMD